One genomic segment of Corvus moneduloides isolate bCorMon1 chromosome 23, bCorMon1.pri, whole genome shotgun sequence includes these proteins:
- the PTAFR gene encoding platelet-activating factor receptor, protein MCPLNTMMSGKGKEGAESSADSYISCHIDSEFRYNLFTVFYSIIFILGFVANCYVLWIFSHIYPTKKLTEIKIFMVNLTVADLLFLVTMPMWIVYYYHHGDWIMPEFLCNVAGCLFFVNTYSSVAFLMVITYNRYQAVTNPIKAAQLTTQRRGIYLSAAIWIIIVGSSLYYLFDNNTNQEEVDSRNFTRCFERYDSSSDVSAVLAIHVIICILFYIIFFLILGWNIVIIRTLFSKSVHPRKSTHVKQRALWMVCTVLAVFIISFVPHHIVDLPWTLTVLEQWKKENCQLRQQLNDAHQVTLCLLSTNCVLDPIIYCFLTKKFQKHLSENLKSMKGSRKCSRQTTDTMIEGTIHQEEAIRIC, encoded by the coding sequence ATGTGCCCACTGAACACCATGATGTCTGGAAAGGGCAAAGAGGGTGCGGAAAGCAGTGCTGATTCCTACATTTCATGCCACATAGACTCCGAGTTTCGCTACAACCTCTTCACTGTTTTCTAcagcattattttcattttgggcTTTGTTGCCAACTGCTATGTTCTCTGGATTTTCAGCCATATTTACCCCACCAAGAAACTCACTGAAATCAAGATATTCATGGTGAACCTGACAGTAGCTGACTTGCTCTTCTTAGTTACAATGCCAATGTGGATTGTTTACTACTACCACCATGGAGACTGGATCATGCCTGAGTTCCTCTGTAATGTGGCTgggtgtttattttttgttaatacTTACTCTTCTGTTGCCTTTCTGATGGTCATCACATACAATCGTTACCAAGCTGTGACTAATCCTATTAAAGCTGCTCAGCTGACCACCCAGAGGAGAGGTATCTACCTATCAGCAGCTATCTGGATCATAATAGTGGGCAGCTCTTTGTATTACCTTTTTGACAATAATACTAATCAGGAGGAGGTTGACTCCAGGAATTTCACGCGGTGCTTTGAGCGCTATGACTCCTCGAGTGATGTTTCAGCTGTTCTCGCCATTCATGTCATCATCTGCATCCTCTTCTatatcattttctttttaatactaGGTTGGAACATTGTCATTATCAGGACCTTGTTCTCCAAGTCAGTGCATCCACGGAAGAGCACTCACGTCAAGCAAAGGGCCCTCTGGATGGTGTGCACAGTGCTGGCTGTATTCATCATAAGCTTTGTGCCCCATCACATCGTGGACCTGCCCTGGACTCTGACTGTTCTGGAGCAgtggaagaaggaaaactgtCAGCTGCGCCAGCAGCTCAACGATGCTCACCAGGTGACTTTGTGCCTCTTGAGTACAAACTGTGTGTTGGACCCGATCATCTACTGCTTCCTCACCAAGAAGTTCCAGAAGCATCtttctgaaaacctgaaaaGCATGAAAGGGAGTCGCAAGTGCTCCAGGCAAACAACAGACACGATGATCGAGGGCACCATTCATCAAGAGGAAGCCATTAGGATCTGTTAG